In Altererythrobacter rubellus, the following are encoded in one genomic region:
- a CDS encoding cytochrome c3 family protein has translation MAFLIRTIDQTASGREIVRESVVDKDTLSIGRAAENDIHLSDLAVEQHHVTIAAATGEKLDIKAISRLGFEIDGRTEKAASIDPAQGAELALGSSRLAISQNNGQVMLIITKAVSGEDAVDAKRSFALAGTLPGKRAMSWGLAAAILFTFLAVPIASHLTRERITTNDVDRAGQVDFDGSWSTGKLSLAHHSLEDNCEACHVDAFVSVRDEACLTCHEDIGDHAEAPRLANGRAPHEFGEGFQWAVAGMFGKEGPGACTTCHTEHEGPTRMGPASQLLCADCHDTLDTRLTDTTLANASDFGKTHPEFKAAIFTEFRQQEPRRISLGDRPRERNGLKFPHDVHLDPQGGVARMAIRLGRGAGYGSALACKDCHEATSDRVSFEPIDMEANCESCHSLAYDQVGGTFRTLHHGDVDQMLADLRAMDRSPRRPVVTGRSRPERYARGGLYYSNFGPPGRSLVGIDRALAPGGVCGECHLPATSGNRLDVMPVNLPDRYFAHGGFDHHAHRQEECSTCHEAESSKVSSDVLLPDLASCRECHQGETAIEAEVPSSCAMCHSYHRPGTPMPQDHPDNRRSEIANLGPEAR, from the coding sequence ATGGCGTTCCTGATCCGCACCATCGATCAAACCGCGTCAGGGCGTGAAATCGTGCGCGAGAGCGTGGTCGATAAAGACACGCTCTCAATTGGCCGCGCGGCGGAAAACGACATCCATTTGTCCGATCTCGCAGTTGAGCAGCATCACGTGACGATCGCCGCCGCGACAGGCGAAAAGCTTGATATCAAAGCGATCAGTAGGCTGGGATTTGAGATAGATGGCCGGACGGAGAAAGCTGCCAGCATCGATCCCGCGCAAGGTGCAGAATTGGCGCTGGGCAGCTCGCGACTGGCGATCAGTCAGAACAATGGCCAGGTGATGCTGATCATCACCAAAGCGGTTAGCGGCGAGGATGCGGTCGATGCCAAACGCAGCTTTGCGCTTGCTGGTACATTGCCCGGCAAGCGAGCGATGTCCTGGGGTTTGGCCGCGGCGATACTGTTCACTTTCCTCGCCGTCCCGATTGCTTCGCATCTCACTCGCGAACGGATTACAACAAACGACGTCGATCGCGCGGGCCAGGTCGATTTCGATGGAAGCTGGAGCACCGGCAAGCTCAGCCTTGCGCATCACAGCCTCGAAGACAATTGCGAAGCCTGTCACGTGGACGCTTTCGTGTCGGTCCGCGATGAAGCCTGCCTCACCTGCCACGAAGATATCGGCGATCATGCTGAAGCTCCGCGCCTTGCCAATGGACGCGCACCGCATGAATTTGGCGAGGGCTTCCAATGGGCAGTGGCAGGCATGTTCGGCAAGGAAGGCCCGGGTGCGTGCACGACATGCCACACTGAGCACGAAGGCCCTACCCGGATGGGACCGGCAAGCCAACTGTTGTGCGCTGACTGCCACGACACGCTCGATACGCGCCTGACGGATACAACCCTCGCCAATGCGAGCGATTTCGGCAAAACCCATCCCGAGTTCAAAGCCGCTATCTTTACCGAATTCCGACAGCAAGAGCCCAGGCGCATCTCGCTGGGCGACAGGCCGCGCGAACGCAACGGGCTCAAGTTCCCGCATGACGTGCATCTCGATCCACAAGGCGGGGTTGCGCGTATGGCGATACGCCTAGGCCGTGGCGCAGGCTATGGCTCAGCGCTGGCTTGCAAAGACTGCCATGAAGCGACCAGCGACCGGGTCAGCTTCGAACCGATCGACATGGAAGCCAATTGCGAGAGCTGCCACAGCCTCGCCTATGATCAAGTGGGCGGCACGTTCCGAACGTTGCACCATGGCGATGTTGACCAGATGCTGGCCGATCTGCGGGCGATGGACCGCAGCCCGCGCCGCCCGGTCGTCACGGGACGCTCGCGCCCTGAAAGATATGCACGTGGCGGGCTCTACTACTCAAATTTCGGACCGCCCGGGCGTTCGCTGGTCGGGATTGACCGCGCGCTCGCGCCCGGCGGCGTGTGCGGCGAATGCCATTTGCCAGCGACAAGCGGCAATAGGCTCGACGTGATGCCGGTCAATCTCCCTGATCGCTACTTCGCACACGGCGGCTTTGACCATCACGCGCACCGGCAAGAGGAATGCAGCACCTGCCATGAAGCGGAAAGCTCCAAGGTGTCGAGCGATGTACTGCTGCCTGATCTCGCGAGTTGCCGCGAATGCCACCAGGGCGAAACCGCGATTGAGGCCGAAGTGCCTTCAAGCTGCGCGATGTGCCATTCATATCACCGGCCAGGCACGCCTATGCCGCAAGATCACCCCGACAACCGCCGCAGCGAGATCGCTAACCTAGGCCCGGAGGCGCGCTGA
- a CDS encoding NAD(P)-binding domain-containing protein: MPKVFRVAIIGSGPAGLSAAGRAAALGMNHVLIEKTDHLSDTIYKYQKGKHVMATPSNLVLRSDLDFEAGKRERVLSTWDDQAASQGINVMLNAEVAAIEGETGDFTIKLADGRELTAQAVVLAIGTQGNPNRLRVPGADLPHIQYQLDDPGEYFDEHITVVGSGDAGIENALGLAADEAQRNTVTILNRRADFARAKAANVKQLEEAEQDGRLIVRRETSPSEVKPGELVLETRDGEVAIPCDRIIARTGSQPPRTFVEACGIEFTSGERSAFPKLSPSFETTQSGIHVIGALAGYPLIKHCMNQGYDVIEFLNGNANLKPADEPILAEKFAPLPGNRSVDEWLELFGQNIEIFNDLSPLQLRELMLDSTVHAYTSGELIFARNAPGSSMFAIAQGSVAVEVNPDDPSQTVPISQGSIFGEVGLISGRKRGATIRAAEPIVAIELSRTAALKLLATSPGANRVVNRISIERQLLQMFGSGLTSNDVAELVESAELVEVRAGEAAVTEGADDKDVFIIRSGSMIVEKAIGGKQVFLNYLPAGSYFGEMAVIDGSPRIASVKAAIKSELIRLPGDAFIALIERNPTLRETALAEMANRREINAFVESRKSSFSGAVDLYSETAQFLVDNGIGEATDVLLIDEKLCIGCDNCENACADSHDGLSRLDREAGRSYAHLHVPTSCRHCEHPHCMADCPPNAIKRGPDGEVFIDETCIGCGNCERNCPYGVIRMDAKPPAKPSLLQWLLFGKGPGPGEAPSKWRKAIAENEAVQQPKLAIKCDMCSGIEGGPACVRACPTGAAIRVAPEKFLSVARIEGGE; the protein is encoded by the coding sequence TTGCCCAAAGTTTTCCGGGTTGCGATAATTGGTTCCGGCCCCGCTGGACTGAGCGCGGCCGGGCGCGCGGCCGCCCTCGGCATGAACCATGTGCTGATAGAGAAAACCGACCACCTGTCTGACACGATCTACAAATACCAGAAGGGCAAGCATGTGATGGCGACACCATCCAACCTCGTGCTGCGCTCTGATCTCGATTTCGAAGCCGGCAAGCGAGAGCGGGTCCTCAGCACTTGGGACGATCAGGCCGCAAGCCAAGGCATCAATGTGATGCTCAATGCTGAAGTTGCCGCAATCGAAGGCGAGACGGGTGATTTCACCATCAAGCTAGCAGACGGGCGTGAACTGACTGCGCAAGCCGTAGTCCTCGCCATCGGCACGCAAGGCAATCCCAATCGCCTGCGGGTCCCTGGCGCTGACTTGCCGCATATCCAGTATCAGCTCGACGATCCGGGAGAATATTTCGACGAGCACATCACCGTCGTTGGATCAGGCGATGCAGGGATCGAGAATGCGCTTGGACTCGCCGCTGACGAAGCGCAGCGCAACACAGTCACCATTCTCAATCGGCGGGCAGATTTCGCCCGCGCGAAAGCCGCTAACGTCAAACAGCTTGAAGAGGCGGAGCAGGACGGTCGCCTTATCGTCCGGCGGGAGACAAGCCCATCCGAAGTCAAGCCTGGCGAATTGGTTCTTGAGACTCGCGATGGGGAAGTCGCGATTCCATGCGACCGGATCATCGCGCGGACCGGGTCGCAGCCGCCACGCACCTTCGTCGAAGCTTGCGGAATCGAGTTTACAAGCGGAGAAAGAAGCGCCTTTCCCAAGCTTTCGCCCAGCTTCGAGACAACCCAATCCGGTATCCACGTGATCGGGGCCTTGGCAGGCTATCCGTTGATCAAGCACTGTATGAACCAGGGCTATGATGTGATCGAATTCCTCAATGGAAATGCAAATCTCAAGCCCGCTGACGAGCCGATCCTGGCAGAGAAATTTGCGCCCTTGCCCGGCAATCGCAGCGTTGATGAATGGCTTGAGCTGTTTGGCCAGAATATAGAGATCTTCAACGATCTTTCACCGCTACAATTGCGCGAGCTGATGCTCGACAGCACAGTCCATGCCTACACATCTGGCGAGCTGATCTTCGCCCGCAATGCCCCCGGATCATCAATGTTCGCCATCGCGCAAGGTTCAGTCGCAGTCGAAGTGAATCCCGACGACCCTTCACAGACTGTACCGATCTCCCAAGGCTCGATCTTTGGCGAGGTTGGCCTCATTTCCGGACGCAAGCGCGGAGCAACGATTCGCGCCGCTGAACCGATTGTAGCGATCGAATTGTCCCGCACGGCGGCGCTCAAATTGCTGGCAACGTCACCCGGTGCCAATCGCGTGGTCAACCGCATCTCCATTGAGCGACAGTTGCTCCAGATGTTTGGTTCGGGTCTGACTTCTAATGACGTCGCAGAACTGGTGGAAAGCGCTGAATTGGTCGAAGTGAGGGCGGGCGAAGCTGCTGTCACGGAGGGCGCAGACGACAAGGACGTTTTCATCATACGCAGCGGCTCTATGATCGTTGAGAAAGCAATCGGTGGCAAACAGGTGTTCCTGAACTATCTCCCCGCGGGCTCCTATTTCGGCGAGATGGCGGTAATCGACGGTTCCCCGCGCATCGCCAGCGTCAAGGCTGCAATCAAATCCGAACTGATCCGACTGCCTGGCGATGCCTTTATAGCTCTGATCGAGCGCAATCCCACGCTGCGCGAGACCGCGCTGGCGGAAATGGCGAACCGGCGCGAGATCAACGCCTTTGTCGAGAGCCGCAAATCGAGCTTCAGCGGCGCCGTCGATCTCTATTCGGAAACCGCACAATTCCTGGTTGATAACGGCATCGGCGAAGCGACCGATGTGCTGCTGATCGACGAGAAACTCTGCATCGGCTGCGACAATTGCGAGAATGCCTGTGCGGACAGCCATGACGGCTTGTCGCGACTCGACAGAGAAGCCGGGCGCAGCTACGCGCATTTGCATGTCCCCACCAGTTGCCGCCACTGCGAACATCCGCATTGCATGGCCGATTGCCCCCCCAATGCAATCAAGCGTGGCCCGGATGGCGAAGTGTTCATCGATGAGACCTGCATCGGTTGCGGCAATTGCGAGCGCAACTGCCCCTATGGCGTGATCCGGATGGATGCGAAGCCGCCGGCCAAGCCATCGCTGCTGCAATGGCTACTGTTCGGCAAAGGGCCCGGCCCTGGCGAAGCGCCGTCCAAATGGCGCAAAGCAATCGCTGAAAATGAAGCAGTGCAGCAGCCCAAGCTCGCGATCAAATGCGATATGTGCAGTGGGATCGAAGGCGGGCCAGCTTGCGTGCGCGCATGTCCCACCGGCGCAGCGATCCGGGTTGCGCCTGAGAAATTCCTTTCTGTCGCGCGGATCGAGGGAGGCGAGTAA
- a CDS encoding tetratricopeptide repeat protein — protein sequence MHASENPKTLENGISRPQLGVLFGAVLLLITVVGYKAWDGGSEAKASGQDPAGPINIEQLRATADAAGDNALPWQQLGFAHFQRGEFLEAEAAYERSVALDDDEAVLWSALGEARVMASQREPLPPSALEAFNRAIELDPSDPRARYFLNVQKDLDGDHNSAIAGWLALLAETPQSAPWETDLIRTIEQVGAINGIDVEERIVIAQAVRGSTAVSDTPRGPTQAQIAAAGSIPPSEQRTMAEGMVGRLERRLAKNPSDVQGWIMLIRSRMTLDQPDLANEALQAALATNPASEARIREEAALLGVR from the coding sequence ATGCACGCATCAGAAAACCCTAAGACTTTGGAGAACGGCATTAGCCGCCCCCAACTTGGAGTGCTGTTTGGTGCAGTGCTCCTGTTGATAACGGTGGTCGGTTATAAGGCATGGGATGGTGGCAGTGAGGCCAAGGCCTCAGGTCAAGACCCAGCGGGTCCGATCAACATCGAACAATTGCGTGCAACAGCAGATGCGGCGGGCGACAACGCACTGCCGTGGCAGCAATTGGGCTTCGCACATTTTCAGCGGGGTGAATTTCTGGAGGCTGAGGCTGCATATGAACGCTCCGTCGCTCTGGACGATGATGAAGCCGTGCTTTGGTCGGCCTTGGGCGAAGCACGTGTCATGGCGTCTCAGCGCGAACCGTTGCCTCCCAGTGCATTGGAGGCATTCAATCGCGCAATCGAACTTGATCCAAGCGATCCGCGCGCTCGCTATTTCCTCAATGTACAGAAGGATCTTGACGGCGATCACAATAGCGCGATCGCGGGTTGGTTGGCCCTCTTGGCAGAAACGCCGCAAAGCGCTCCATGGGAAACCGATCTCATCCGCACAATCGAGCAAGTCGGTGCGATCAATGGGATCGATGTCGAGGAGCGGATTGTTATCGCGCAAGCGGTGCGGGGTTCAACAGCGGTTAGCGATACTCCGCGCGGACCGACGCAGGCTCAGATCGCTGCGGCAGGCTCAATACCTCCAAGCGAACAGCGTACGATGGCCGAAGGCATGGTCGGGCGGCTAGAAAGGCGGCTAGCAAAAAACCCCAGCGATGTTCAAGGTTGGATCATGTTGATTCGCAGCCGCATGACGCTAGATCAGCCCGATCTAGCGAACGAGGCCTTACAGGCAGCGCTTGCCACCAATCCCGCTTCCGAAGCGCGAATTCGCGAAGAAGCTG
- a CDS encoding metallophosphoesterase, whose amino-acid sequence MTDIHIGFDREGGDEEANLKRFRQALAHLLHQPELPDMLVLSGDLTDRGDAESFARLVEPLLDLPFPVYPLVGNHDTRETLLETFPNCSSDNGFVHYAIEQAGLRNLCLDTFEPGRHGGAFCEARKNWLSTQLADHSDTPTLIFMHHPPIVSGIDWMDPSPDESWIANFAQAIDGNDQILAIHSGHLHRSLQTSFRGVPLGVTGSIAPAVTLDLRQIDGATPDGRALIADEPPIIAFHRWNGITLVSHQLPVGDWPVLAHYGPELQPQIRGIFSQRE is encoded by the coding sequence ATGACTGATATTCATATCGGTTTCGATCGGGAAGGCGGCGACGAAGAGGCGAATCTTAAGCGCTTTCGCCAAGCCCTCGCGCATTTGTTGCACCAACCCGAGCTTCCCGACATGCTAGTGCTTTCTGGCGATTTGACTGACCGAGGAGATGCGGAGAGCTTTGCGCGGCTTGTGGAACCGCTCCTCGATTTACCTTTCCCGGTATATCCTCTGGTGGGCAATCACGACACACGCGAGACCCTGCTCGAAACGTTCCCCAACTGCTCCAGCGACAATGGATTTGTCCATTACGCTATCGAACAGGCGGGACTGCGAAACTTGTGCCTCGATACATTTGAGCCTGGGCGACACGGTGGTGCCTTTTGCGAGGCGCGCAAAAACTGGTTGAGCACGCAGCTCGCAGATCACTCTGACACGCCGACGCTTATCTTCATGCATCACCCGCCCATTGTCAGTGGGATCGACTGGATGGACCCAAGCCCGGATGAAAGTTGGATCGCAAATTTTGCGCAAGCGATCGATGGCAATGATCAAATCCTTGCTATCCATAGCGGCCATTTGCACCGGTCACTGCAAACAAGCTTTCGTGGTGTTCCGCTAGGGGTCACGGGATCAATCGCGCCCGCTGTGACGCTCGACCTGCGCCAAATCGATGGGGCTACCCCTGATGGCCGGGCGCTGATCGCAGACGAACCACCCATTATCGCATTCCACCGATGGAACGGCATTACGCTAGTTTCGCATCAATTGCCGGTTGGGGATTGGCCGGTGCTTGCGCACTACGGGCCAGAGCTCCAGCCGCAGATAAGAGGCATTTTTAGCCAGCGTGAATAG